In one window of Caenimonas aquaedulcis DNA:
- a CDS encoding mannose-1-phosphate guanylyltransferase/mannose-6-phosphate isomerase encodes MSNPFQATICPVIMAGGGGTRLWPLSRSGHPKQFLAPSGGDRSLFQNSVVRLHGLAGGGWQLTPPVVITNEDYRFMVLDQLAASGAADGAIVLEPLGRNTAPALTLAALHAQGPGADPVMVVCPADHGISDVPAMTSALRVAVEQAATGSVVVLGVPASRPETGYGYIRSAPAPDGARQVLQFVEKPDLPTAERYVASGEFHWNSGIFVLKASTWLAALEAFRPDIAAATRASWDARTTDAGFVRPGKEQFAKVPSESIDYAVMEKCAGSPFDIRMVPLDAGWSDLGAWDAVWQTRPHDDAGNAFEGDAVLHTSRNTLVHATSRLVAVIGMDDAVVVETPDAVLVMKRDCSQDVKEVVAGLTARDRAEPLLPRKVHRPWGWYDSIDSGSRFQVKRIMVKPGASLSLQMHHHRAEHWIVVSGTAKVTRGDDTFLLAENESTYIPMGHKHRLSNPGKVPLEIIEVQSGGYLGEDDIVRFDDTYGRK; translated from the coding sequence ATGAGCAACCCATTCCAAGCGACGATCTGCCCCGTGATCATGGCCGGAGGCGGCGGCACGCGGCTCTGGCCGCTGTCGCGCTCCGGTCATCCCAAGCAATTCCTCGCGCCGTCGGGCGGCGACCGTTCGCTGTTCCAGAACTCCGTCGTGCGCCTGCACGGCCTTGCGGGCGGAGGATGGCAACTCACACCGCCAGTGGTCATCACCAATGAAGACTACCGGTTCATGGTGCTGGACCAGCTCGCGGCCAGCGGCGCGGCGGACGGTGCCATCGTGCTCGAGCCGCTGGGCCGCAATACCGCCCCCGCGCTGACCCTCGCCGCGTTGCACGCGCAGGGCCCGGGCGCCGACCCGGTCATGGTCGTGTGCCCCGCCGACCACGGCATCTCCGACGTGCCGGCCATGACATCCGCGCTGCGGGTGGCGGTGGAGCAGGCCGCGACCGGTTCGGTCGTGGTGCTCGGCGTCCCCGCGTCGCGGCCGGAGACGGGCTACGGCTACATCCGCAGCGCCCCTGCCCCGGACGGCGCGCGGCAGGTGCTGCAGTTCGTGGAGAAGCCCGACCTCCCGACCGCCGAGCGCTACGTGGCGTCCGGGGAATTCCACTGGAACAGCGGCATCTTCGTGCTCAAGGCCTCCACCTGGCTGGCCGCGCTCGAGGCATTCCGGCCGGACATCGCCGCCGCGACGCGCGCGTCCTGGGACGCGCGCACGACCGACGCGGGATTCGTGCGGCCCGGCAAGGAGCAGTTCGCCAAGGTGCCGTCGGAATCGATCGACTACGCCGTGATGGAGAAGTGCGCGGGCAGCCCCTTCGACATCCGCATGGTGCCGCTCGACGCCGGCTGGAGCGACCTCGGCGCCTGGGATGCCGTGTGGCAGACGCGCCCGCACGACGACGCCGGCAACGCCTTCGAAGGCGACGCGGTGCTGCACACGAGCCGCAACACGCTGGTGCATGCGACGAGCCGCCTCGTCGCCGTCATCGGCATGGACGACGCGGTGGTCGTCGAAACGCCGGACGCCGTGCTCGTGATGAAGCGCGACTGCAGCCAGGACGTGAAGGAAGTGGTCGCCGGCCTCACCGCGCGCGACCGCGCCGAGCCGCTGCTGCCGCGCAAGGTGCACCGGCCCTGGGGCTGGTACGACAGCATCGACTCGGGCTCGCGTTTCCAGGTCAAGCGCATCATGGTCAAGCCCGGCGCGTCGCTCAGCCTGCAGATGCACCACCACCGCGCCGAACACTGGATCGTCGTCTCCGGCACCGCGAAGGTCACACGCGGCGACGACACCTTCCTGCTCGCGGAGAACGAGAGCACCTACATTCCCATGGGCCACAAGCACCGGCTCTCCAACCCGGGCAAGGTGCCGCTGGAGATCATCGAGGTGCAGTCGGGCGGCTATCTCGGCGAGGACGACATCGTGCGCTTCGACGACACGTACGGCCGCAAGTAA
- a CDS encoding DUF2007 domain-containing protein, with amino-acid sequence MIRLTRAPNIAIAALWVDALTQAGMPASVQRYYLGSVAGELPPDQCLPEVWLTHDEQESQARAFLREFTHVKQRRWHCACGEIVEGGFEQCWNCGLPMPE; translated from the coding sequence ATGATCCGGCTCACCCGGGCGCCCAACATCGCGATCGCGGCGCTCTGGGTCGACGCCCTCACGCAGGCGGGAATGCCCGCGTCGGTCCAGCGCTACTACCTCGGTTCGGTCGCGGGCGAGTTGCCCCCCGACCAGTGCCTGCCGGAGGTGTGGCTCACGCATGACGAGCAGGAGTCGCAGGCCCGCGCCTTCCTGCGCGAATTCACGCACGTCAAGCAGCGGCGCTGGCATTGCGCGTGCGGCGAGATCGTGGAGGGCGGCTTCGAGCAGTGCTGGAACTGCGGGCTGCCGATGCCCGAGTGA